From the Solanum lycopersicum chromosome 10, SLM_r2.1 genome, one window contains:
- the LOC138338785 gene encoding uncharacterized protein, which yields MGDTTASSGQSGGPTSSTIDSNHPYYIHPSDNPGAMLVPVQFTGVGFCSWRRSVLRTLSVKNKLGFVNGYCSRPRSSDPSYRQWERCDNIVTSWILNSLSKEIADSVEYVQDSAELWKELEDRYEQTNGAKLYQIQREINDLSQGSLDITGYYTKLKNLWEEISTLNAKAQCTCSCICGAKALTHKAEQDRG from the coding sequence ATGGGGGATACCACTGCAAGTTCTGGCCAATCTGGAGGTCCTACTAGTAGTACAATTGATTCCAATCATCCCTATTATATACATCCATCTGATAACCCTGGAGCGATGCTGGTACCAGTTCAATTTACTGGAGTAGGTTTTTGCTCATGGAGACGTAGTGTTCTGAGAACACTTTCAGTGAAAAATAAGTTGGGATTTGTTAATGGATATTGCTCACGTCCTCGATCAAGTGATCCATCATACAGACAATGGGAGAGATGCGATAACATTGTCACTTCTTGGATTCTAAATTCACTGTCTAAGGAAATTGCTGATAGTGTCGAGTATGTTCAGGATTCTGCAGAATTGTGGAAGGAATTGGAGGATCGGTATGAGCAAACAAATGGGGCAAAGTTATACCAGATCCAACGAGAAATTAATGACTTGTCGCAGGGATCTCTTGACATTACAGGTTACTACACCAAGCTAAAAAACCTATGGGAGGAGATAAGTACCTTAAATGCCAAAGCTCAGTGCACCTGCAGCTGCATTTGTGGAGCAaaggcacttactcacaaagcaGAACAAGATAGGGGTTAA